The genomic window TACTTTAGCAGCTCCTCTGGCAATTTCAGAATAAGCAGCAAAATCCAAATAGACCTGGAAAGTAAATATATAAGCAGCTAGTAGTACACTAAGACCACCAAAGTTTTGATCATTCTCAAAAACAGAATTGACAAAAAGCGCAATATTGTCTGCAACCACGATTTTGCGAAAAAAGCCCCAAAGCATCAAAACCAAACCATCACGAGCTCTTACAGCATTCCAGTCATGTTCTAGCTTAAATTGCGGCAAAAGCCTAGAAGCTCGTTCAATTGGGCCAGCTACCAATTGCGGAAAGAAGCTGACATAGAGAGCGAAACGACCCAAATGAGTTTCGGGTTTCATCTTGCCTCTATAAATATCAATGGAATAACTAAGGGTCTGAAAAGTATAAAACGAAATTCCAACTGGCAAAATGACATTCAATACAGGTCCACTAAAACAAGAACTAAAAAAATTAAAATACTTAAAAGCAAAAAGCATACCGAGATTACCAATCACACTGGCAATCAAATAAGGCTTTCTCTCCGGCTTCGTTTGTTTTTTTGCCATTTGCAAAGCACATAAATAATCTAGCAATGTTGAAGCAGCAATCAGGAAAACATACTCTAGTTTCCATGACATATAAAAGTAGTAGCTTGCTGTAAGTAATAAAATCCATCTATATTTAAATGGCAATAAGAAATAGAGTAGAACAACTATTGGAAAGAAGATTATGAAGCTTTTGGAAGCAAAGAGCACATAAAAAGTCTAGCAAAATCAATTGATTTGGTCATAATACAAAAAGGCAATTTACCAGACAAATGCGCTATACTAAATGATCAAAAGCAAAAGGAGCTTAAAGATGAACAAATTTTTTGGTGACTTCAAGTCATTTATATCAAAAGGTAATGTGATAGATCTAGCTGTAGCTGTAGTAATTGGTGCTGCATTCAAACCAGTAATCAGCGCATTAGTTGATAATATCATCATGCCTCCAATCGGATTAGCATTGGGCGGTGTAGATTTTTCTGACTTGAAATTTGTAATCCAACAAGCAACTCTAAGCGGAACTGCTGAAGTTGCAATTGGCTATGGTGTATTTGTACAAAGCGTAATTGATTTTGTAATCATTGGTTTTTGTGTTTTCTTAGTCGTTCAGGCTTATAACAAACTGCAAGAAGCAACTGCCAAAAAAGAAGCAATCGTTGAAGAAATTACCTCTGAACCAGAGGCATCTACAGAAGAGAAGTTACTTAGTGAAATTAGAGACATTCTTAAAGAAAGTTCTACTGCAAACAGACCGACTGCTACTGCAAAGAACTAAAAGCAAATCTCTATAACAAGACCCTTAAAAGCAAGCCCGCCACATAGCAGGCTTGCTTTTTCATTCCAATCACGAATACAAGATATAATAACTCTAATGACAGTTCATTTCACAGGTAAGTATCTAGGCAATCTCAGAGTGCAGTTAGAGCATGGTCCATCCAAAAGCATTATAGAAACAGATGCCCCAATCGACAATAATGGCAAGGGCGAGAAATTCTCACCGACAGACATGCTAGCTTCCTCATTGGCTGCTTGCATGCTTACTATCATGGGCATAGTTGCTCAACGCAATGAGATAGATCTTAGTGAAGTAACCTTTAATGTCAGAAAAGATATGACAACTGACAGTCCCCGACGTGTAAGTAAAATCTCGGTAGAGTTTCATCTGCCAGCGACACTAGAGCAAAAGCAAAGAACCAAACTAGAAAACGCTGCAATGACTTGCCCAGTGCACCACAGCTTGCATCCAGATATTGAAAAAGAAATCGAATTCAAGTATCTTTAGGCTATAATAAGTTCATGATCAGCAAATTCATGGCAATTGCACTTGTCTTATTATTAGCCTCTCAAAGCACAATAGTAAATGCTAAAAAGCCTGCTCTGTTGAACCCTGATCCACAATTGACAGCCAAGATCTTAAACAAACTCAATCCCAATCCTTCTTCATGGAATTACAAAAAAACTCCCTATATTCATTTCACAGTAGGCACTGACGGTAAAGCAAGAAATATCGAAGCTGTACTAGACACCAAAACTAGCAATGTCGATGAATGTATCGCAGCGATTTTCAGGGCTGAGCCTTTTGATACTCAATACTATGGTAAATCATATGGTTATGAATGCAAACCCAAGGTAATCTATAGCAAAAAACAAATTAAAGCATCGCAAAAATATACAAAAGAATATATAACTAACATACAAAAAAAAGTCAAAAAGAACTGGCATCCAATCACTGAAGCTAATAGTTATTCGGCAATCGCCAAATTTATAATTGATAAAAATGGCAACGTCCAAAACCTTAAACTCAAACAAAATACAGACAACGAAGAAGCCGACAGGATTGCAATTAGAGCAGTAGAACTCTCTTCACCATTCGAGAAACCCGATTTTAGTCAATTCTATGATTCCAATCAAGAAGAAATCGAAATCGAATTCAACTTTGACTATACAAAACATGCACCAACCAGTACTCAGTCTAAAGCAGGAGCTGCTGCCCTAGGACTAGGACTAGTTGGGGCGATTGGTGCTGCAGCCCTGCTTGGCAGACCATCTAGCAGATACCGTTATAGACCTTATCGATATCGCAGTCGCTATTAGCAAGTATTGCACTGAACATGCACAGTCTCAAACAGGTTCTGTCACGTGCACTGCACGGACAGAACCTGTTTTCATGGACCCGACTAGAAAACTTCATTTTTCAGCGTGTCTTTAATACTGCTTAGCAAGACTCACTGCTGCTCTAGTATCAACACGTCCATAACCAAGCTCCGCATTTTTACCATAAACAAATTCATAATCAGGAAGTCTTTGAGCTGTCCTTACCAAAATCTGCCTAACCTCAGCGGCAGTCAACTCTGGATTAACCGCCCAAACTAAAGCCGCAGCGCCAGCAACAACAGGAGCTGCAGCACTAGTACCTTTGAAATCACTATTGGTATTGCCTTTGGCATAACCCAGTACCACACGTTTTTTTATATCACCATTTCGTAGTAGAACATCAACTCTATCGGTTGTATAAATCCCTTCATTTGTTCCACCGCCAGGTGCAACTAAATCAAGCTCTGAACCATAAGTACTAAAACTAGAGCGCTTATCAGAACTATCAGTCGCTCCTACTGCTAGCGTGTAAGGACTTCGCGCCTCTGGCGAGTTGCGAAAATCCGAACTACCACTATTCCCAGAAGCAAAGATCACAAGAATCCCTTTACCTTCGTTTGCTTCTTCGTAAAGCTCTCTATAAAGCTCGACTTCAATATCCGAGAGTTCAAGCTGTTGCCCTTTAGGCAAGCTTGGATCATAACTAGTCCAACTGTTATTGATGATATCAACATCAAGTTCCATTGCTTTTCGATGAGCCATGATGATATCAGAGACAGCGACATAGCCATCATCAGGAATAAGCCTTATTGGTACGATCTGAACACTTGGGGCAACTCCTACCACACCAATATCATCATCCTTAGCGGCAATTACGCCAGCAACGGCAGTACCATGATTTTCATTAGATAAGGAGGGAGCTTTCGCTCTTGAATCATGATCTACAACATCGTAACCTTCTATAAAATCAATATCGGGATGATCAGTATCAAAGCCTGTATCAATGACTGCTACTTTAATTCCAAAACCTTTTGAATCTACCCAAGCATCCTCGGCTCCAACATCTGCACCTTTCTTAAGCCCATTAATACCATCGTTTTTAATATGCCATTGTTTGGCAATCAAGTTTGTTTTTGTTCGTTTCGTTCTTTGTGTTCGTTTAATTTGTTTCTTTCTTCTTACCCTTTTTTCTGCACTAATTGCATTTAAATTCATTGCTTTATATTCATCCAAATCAAAGTCTTCTACTAAATCCCCAGGCAAGTCTCGATCCGGCAAAGGCAATCCTTTGTGGTGAGTTAAAAGACTAAGAGTATTGCTATCTTTGATCCCATCAATTAATTTACATGAATAAACATTTTTACCCAGTTTTGCAACAGGTTCCATTTTATTTTTGAGCATGTATGCTTTTCTAGCTTCTATCGTTGAGCCATCTTTAAACTTGACCAAAATCCTATCTTTAGCAAAGCGCACACGATTAGTTTTCCTATCAAGTATTTTTGTATAAGCGCTCTCTACACCTGATTCAGTGGCAGGTAAAATATCAAAGCGACCTTTGTATTTTGCAGCAACCGGGCCCACAATAAACAAAGTTAAAATCAATATCCAAAATGATTTATTTAATTTCAAGAGCAAAGCCTGTGTCCTCCATCTGACTATCTAGATAGATCGGTCAAAATGGACAAATACTTTAGTACTTTTGGCTTAGCTTGATTAAATTTTAGGCACAAAGAGCAAATCTTCTGGGCAAATGTTAATATTCGTTTATGCGCAAATT from Cyanobacteriota bacterium includes these protein-coding regions:
- the mscL gene encoding large-conductance mechanosensitive channel protein MscL; this translates as MNKFFGDFKSFISKGNVIDLAVAVVIGAAFKPVISALVDNIIMPPIGLALGGVDFSDLKFVIQQATLSGTAEVAIGYGVFVQSVIDFVIIGFCVFLVVQAYNKLQEATAKKEAIVEEITSEPEASTEEKLLSEIRDILKESSTANRPTATAKN
- a CDS encoding OsmC family protein → MTVHFTGKYLGNLRVQLEHGPSKSIIETDAPIDNNGKGEKFSPTDMLASSLAACMLTIMGIVAQRNEIDLSEVTFNVRKDMTTDSPRRVSKISVEFHLPATLEQKQRTKLENAAMTCPVHHSLHPDIEKEIEFKYL
- a CDS encoding S8 family serine peptidase, which translates into the protein MKLNKSFWILILTLFIVGPVAAKYKGRFDILPATESGVESAYTKILDRKTNRVRFAKDRILVKFKDGSTIEARKAYMLKNKMEPVAKLGKNVYSCKLIDGIKDSNTLSLLTHHKGLPLPDRDLPGDLVEDFDLDEYKAMNLNAISAEKRVRRKKQIKRTQRTKRTKTNLIAKQWHIKNDGINGLKKGADVGAEDAWVDSKGFGIKVAVIDTGFDTDHPDIDFIEGYDVVDHDSRAKAPSLSNENHGTAVAGVIAAKDDDIGVVGVAPSVQIVPIRLIPDDGYVAVSDIIMAHRKAMELDVDIINNSWTSYDPSLPKGQQLELSDIEVELYRELYEEANEGKGILVIFASGNSGSSDFRNSPEARSPYTLAVGATDSSDKRSSFSTYGSELDLVAPGGGTNEGIYTTDRVDVLLRNGDIKKRVVLGYAKGNTNSDFKGTSAAAPVVAGAAALVWAVNPELTAAEVRQILVRTAQRLPDYEFVYGKNAELGYGRVDTRAAVSLAKQY
- a CDS encoding TonB C-terminal domain-containing protein — protein: MISKFMAIALVLLLASQSTIVNAKKPALLNPDPQLTAKILNKLNPNPSSWNYKKTPYIHFTVGTDGKARNIEAVLDTKTSNVDECIAAIFRAEPFDTQYYGKSYGYECKPKVIYSKKQIKASQKYTKEYITNIQKKVKKNWHPITEANSYSAIAKFIIDKNGNVQNLKLKQNTDNEEADRIAIRAVELSSPFEKPDFSQFYDSNQEEIEIEFNFDYTKHAPTSTQSKAGAAALGLGLVGAIGAAALLGRPSSRYRYRPYRYRSRY